A genomic stretch from Serratia entomophila includes:
- a CDS encoding DUF1481 domain-containing protein, producing the protein MAPLLFIRRALVVVGIAVSLGACSFHSDIPSFTASGYAADQGVIRLWRKDDEQHRAQVLMSVYSPYRGPGTVTTLYTYQDGALRQIKRTDADGDRDSIQLRFADDGTVSFMQRQLATRREQLSNDEIAMYQYQARRILEVSDALRAGQVKLLQGRWLRGEVQTCDGQRLKPGLSANAEAWVEKRARNSSQPVNIAWLDAPEGRALLLVANDDFCSWEPKENQL; encoded by the coding sequence ATGGCGCCCCTTTTGTTTATCCGCCGGGCGCTGGTGGTTGTCGGCATCGCCGTCAGCCTGGGCGCCTGCAGTTTTCACTCCGATATCCCCAGCTTCACCGCCAGCGGCTACGCGGCCGATCAGGGCGTGATTCGCCTGTGGCGAAAAGATGACGAACAGCATCGCGCGCAGGTGCTGATGAGCGTCTACAGCCCCTACCGCGGGCCAGGCACCGTCACCACGCTTTATACCTATCAGGACGGCGCACTGCGCCAGATTAAACGTACCGACGCCGACGGCGATCGCGACTCCATCCAACTGCGCTTTGCCGATGACGGCACGGTGAGCTTTATGCAGCGCCAGCTGGCGACCCGGCGCGAACAGCTGTCCAACGACGAGATAGCGATGTATCAGTACCAGGCGCGGCGCATCCTTGAGGTGAGCGACGCACTGCGTGCAGGCCAGGTGAAGCTGCTGCAGGGCCGTTGGCTGCGAGGTGAAGTGCAAACCTGCGACGGGCAGCGCCTGAAGCCAGGGCTGAGCGCCAACGCCGAAGCCTGGGTGGAGAAACGTGCGCGCAACAGCAGCCAACCGGTGAATATCGCCTGGCTGGACGCGCCGGAAGGGCGTGCGCTGCTGCTGGTGGCCAACGACGACTTCTGCAGCTGGGAACCGAAAGAAAACCAGCTATAA
- the hupA gene encoding nucleoid-associated protein HU-alpha, protein MNKTQLIDVIADKADLSKAQAKLALESTLAAITESLKEGDAVQLVGFGTFKVNHRSERTGRNPQTGKEIKIAAANVPAFVSGKALKDAVK, encoded by the coding sequence ATGAACAAGACTCAACTGATTGATGTAATCGCGGACAAGGCTGACCTTTCCAAAGCACAAGCTAAACTGGCTCTGGAATCCACCCTGGCTGCTATTACTGAGTCTCTGAAAGAAGGTGATGCAGTACAATTGGTTGGTTTCGGTACTTTCAAAGTAAACCATCGTAGCGAGCGCACTGGCCGCAACCCACAGACTGGTAAAGAAATCAAAATCGCAGCTGCCAACGTGCCTGCGTTCGTTTCTGGTAAAGCACTGAAAGACGCGGTTAAGTAA
- a CDS encoding YjaG family protein, with protein MLRNPIHLRLERLESWQHLTFMASLCERMYPNYQMFCLQTEFGDPAIYRRILDLVWETLVVKDAKVNFDSQLEKLEEAIPSAEDYDLYGVYPAIDACIALGELIHSRLSGETLEHAIAISETSIRTVAMLEMTQAGREMTDDELKVLPAVEEEWDIQWEIFRLLADCEERDLDLIKGLRSDLREAAVSNIGINLAQ; from the coding sequence ATGCTACGTAACCCGATTCATTTACGTCTGGAAAGGCTCGAGAGCTGGCAACATTTGACCTTTATGGCCAGTTTGTGCGAGCGTATGTATCCGAATTACCAGATGTTCTGCCTGCAAACCGAGTTCGGCGATCCGGCCATTTACCGCCGTATCCTGGATCTGGTGTGGGAGACGCTGGTGGTCAAGGATGCCAAAGTCAACTTCGACAGCCAGCTGGAGAAGTTGGAAGAGGCGATACCGTCGGCAGAAGATTACGATCTTTACGGCGTTTACCCGGCGATCGACGCCTGTATCGCATTAGGGGAACTGATCCATTCGCGGCTCAGCGGGGAGACGCTGGAGCACGCCATCGCCATTAGCGAAACCTCGATTCGCACCGTGGCGATGTTGGAAATGACTCAAGCCGGTCGAGAAATGACCGACGATGAGTTGAAGGTTTTGCCTGCGGTCGAGGAAGAATGGGACATCCAATGGGAAATTTTCCGCCTGTTGGCTGACTGCGAGGAGCGGGATTTAGACCTGATCAAAGGGTTGCGATCCGACCTTCGCGAAGCCGCGGTAAGTAATATCGGGATAAATTTAGCGCAATAA